One genomic region from Paraburkholderia azotifigens encodes:
- a CDS encoding serine/threonine protein kinase gives MNEDTPIPQDGHAVPFARLTPEVVLDALDSVLDSVGVRTDGRMLPLNSYENRVYQVGVEDGPPVVAKFYRPERWTDEAILEEHAFVAELAAREIPAVPARTFNGATLHTFDGFRFSVFERRGGRAPDLDRKDTLEWLGRFIGRIHAVGQTANYAARPTLGIHTFGYEPRDYLLTQDFIPADVRAAWQAAVNLALEGVEQAFERAGDVRQLRMHGDCHPSNVLWTDAGPHFVDFDDSRMGPAIQDLWLLLPGERQEASRALTDLLAGYEDFCEFDPRELHLIEALRTLRLIHYSAWLARRWDDPAFPAAFPWFNTQRYWEDRILELREQIGAMQEGPLWPV, from the coding sequence ATGAACGAAGACACTCCAATTCCGCAGGACGGCCACGCCGTTCCTTTCGCCCGGCTCACGCCGGAAGTGGTGCTCGACGCGCTCGACAGCGTGCTCGACTCCGTAGGCGTGCGCACCGATGGGCGCATGCTGCCGCTCAACAGCTACGAAAACCGCGTGTATCAGGTCGGCGTCGAAGACGGGCCGCCTGTCGTCGCGAAGTTCTACCGGCCCGAACGCTGGACGGACGAAGCGATTCTCGAAGAGCACGCGTTCGTCGCGGAGCTGGCCGCGCGCGAAATTCCCGCCGTGCCTGCACGCACCTTCAATGGCGCCACGCTGCATACGTTCGACGGTTTTCGGTTTTCCGTCTTCGAGCGTCGCGGCGGCCGCGCGCCCGATCTCGATCGCAAGGACACGCTCGAATGGCTCGGCCGGTTCATCGGGCGCATTCATGCCGTGGGTCAGACGGCGAATTACGCGGCGCGTCCGACGCTCGGCATCCATACCTTCGGATACGAGCCGCGAGACTATCTGCTCACGCAAGACTTCATTCCCGCCGACGTGCGCGCCGCGTGGCAAGCCGCCGTGAATCTGGCGCTGGAAGGCGTCGAGCAGGCGTTCGAACGGGCGGGCGATGTGCGTCAGCTGCGCATGCACGGCGATTGCCATCCGAGCAACGTGCTGTGGACCGACGCAGGCCCGCATTTCGTCGATTTCGACGACAGCCGCATGGGTCCCGCGATTCAGGATCTGTGGCTCTTGCTGCCAGGCGAACGCCAGGAGGCGTCGCGCGCGCTGACGGATCTGCTCGCGGGCTACGAGGACTTCTGCGAGTTCGATCCGCGCGAGCTGCATCTGATCGAAGCGTTGCGGACCTTGCGGCTGATTCATTACTCGGCGTGGCTTGCGCGCCGCTGGGACGATCCGGCGTTTCCTGCCGCGTTTCCGTGGTTCAACACGCAGCGCTATTGGGAAGACCGCATTCTCGAGTTGCGCGAGCAGATCGGCGCGATGCAGGAAGGACCGCTCTGGCCCGTGTGA